A single region of the Massilia sp. erpn genome encodes:
- the rng gene encoding ribonuclease G encodes MTEDILINITPQETRVALILQGAVQELHIERTLTRGLAGNVYSGKVVRVLPGMQSAFIDIGLERAAFLHVADIWEARPHDGQNAAPTPIEKLLYDGQVLTVQVIKDPIGTKGARLSTQISIAGRMLVYLPQDSHIGISQKIEKEAERESLRARMQSLVPAEEKGGYIVRTQAEDASDTDLQADIEYLRKTWAAITHGARTRPPTSLLHQDLNLAQRVLRDFVHDETATIQVDSRENYLALSEFGATYTPSVLPRLQHYTGERPLFDLYGVEEEIQRALGRRVDLKSGGYLIVDQTEAMTTIDVNTGGYVGGRNFADTIFKTNLEAAHAIARQLRLRNLGGIIILDFIDMENAEHRNAVLAELKKALSRDRTKVSISGFSALGLVEMTRKRTRESLAHILCEPCPACTGKGQVKTSRTICYEILRELLREAKQFNPREFRILASQEVVDMFLEEESQHLAMLGDFIGKKISLQVETAYHQEQYDVILM; translated from the coding sequence ATGACTGAAGACATCCTCATCAATATCACGCCGCAGGAAACGCGGGTTGCCCTGATCCTGCAGGGCGCCGTGCAGGAACTGCATATCGAACGCACCCTGACGCGCGGCCTGGCCGGCAACGTCTATTCCGGCAAGGTGGTGCGCGTGCTGCCGGGGATGCAGTCGGCCTTTATCGACATCGGCCTGGAACGCGCCGCCTTCCTGCACGTGGCCGACATCTGGGAAGCCCGTCCGCACGACGGCCAGAACGCCGCGCCCACGCCGATCGAAAAACTGCTGTACGACGGCCAGGTGCTGACGGTGCAGGTCATCAAGGACCCCATCGGCACCAAGGGCGCGCGCCTCTCGACCCAGATCTCGATCGCCGGCCGCATGCTGGTGTATCTACCGCAGGATTCGCACATCGGCATCTCGCAGAAGATCGAGAAGGAGGCCGAACGCGAGTCCCTGCGCGCGCGCATGCAAAGCCTGGTGCCGGCCGAGGAAAAAGGCGGCTACATCGTGCGCACCCAGGCCGAAGACGCCAGCGACACCGACCTGCAGGCCGACATCGAATACCTGCGCAAGACCTGGGCCGCCATCACGCACGGCGCGCGCACCCGTCCGCCCACCAGCCTGCTGCACCAGGACTTGAACCTGGCCCAGCGCGTGCTGCGCGACTTCGTGCACGACGAGACCGCGACCATCCAGGTCGACTCGCGCGAAAACTACCTGGCCCTGTCCGAATTCGGCGCCACCTATACGCCCAGCGTGCTGCCGCGCCTGCAGCACTACACCGGCGAGCGCCCCCTGTTCGACCTGTACGGCGTGGAAGAGGAAATCCAGCGCGCCCTGGGCCGCCGCGTCGACCTGAAATCGGGCGGCTATCTGATCGTCGACCAGACCGAGGCCATGACCACCATCGACGTCAACACCGGCGGCTATGTGGGCGGGCGCAATTTCGCCGACACCATCTTCAAGACCAATCTGGAAGCGGCGCATGCCATCGCGCGCCAGCTGCGCCTGCGCAATCTGGGCGGCATCATCATCCTCGACTTCATCGATATGGAGAACGCCGAGCACCGCAACGCCGTGCTGGCCGAATTGAAGAAAGCCCTGTCGCGCGACCGCACCAAAGTCTCGATCAGCGGCTTCTCGGCCCTCGGCCTGGTCGAGATGACGCGCAAGCGCACGCGTGAATCGCTGGCCCATATCCTGTGCGAACCCTGCCCCGCCTGCACCGGCAAAGGCCAGGTCAAGACCTCGCGTACCATCTGCTACGAAATCCTGCGCGAACTGCTGCGCGAAGCGAAACAGTTCAACCCGCGCGAATTCCGCATCCTCGCCTCGCAGGAAGTGGTCGATATGTTCCTCGAAGAGGAATCGCAGCACCTGGCCATGCTAGGCGACTTCATCGGCAAGAAGATTTCGCTGCAAGTCGAAACCGCCTACCACCAGGAACAGTACGACGTCATTCTGATGTGA
- a CDS encoding nucleoside triphosphate pyrophosphatase codes for MKPVDKKIYLASKSPRRRELLRQIGVDFELLLLRSDGPRGADVTEAVTPGEDAYAYVGRVAMEKADFAWNLVQRRHLVHRPVLSADTTVSIDGAILGKPANTAEAIAMLQQLSGRTHQVLTAVAVRHRDFAGQITQVSDVRFGALSPASIQAYCATSEPYDKAGAYGIQGLAALFVEHIEGSHSGIMGLPLFETAQLLRQAGLPLP; via the coding sequence ATGAAACCGGTCGACAAGAAAATCTATCTCGCTTCCAAAAGCCCGCGCCGGCGCGAACTGCTGCGCCAGATCGGCGTGGACTTCGAGCTGCTGCTGCTGCGCAGCGACGGCCCGCGCGGCGCCGACGTGACCGAGGCAGTGACCCCTGGCGAGGACGCCTATGCCTATGTGGGCCGGGTCGCCATGGAAAAAGCCGATTTCGCCTGGAACCTGGTGCAGCGCCGCCATCTGGTGCACCGCCCGGTACTGTCGGCCGACACCACCGTCTCCATCGACGGCGCCATCCTCGGCAAGCCGGCCAACACGGCCGAAGCCATCGCCATGCTGCAGCAGCTCTCCGGCCGCACCCACCAGGTGCTGACGGCGGTGGCTGTGCGCCACCGCGATTTCGCCGGCCAGATCACCCAGGTCTCGGACGTGCGCTTCGGCGCGCTCTCGCCGGCCTCGATCCAGGCCTACTGCGCCACCAGCGAACCTTACGACAAGGCCGGCGCCTATGGCATCCAGGGCTTGGCCGCACTATTTGTTGAACATATCGAAGGCAGCCATTCCGGCATCATGGGCCTGCCCCTGTTTGAAACGGCGCAGCTGCTGCGCCAGGCCGGCCTGCCCCTGCCCTGA
- the rlmH gene encoding 23S rRNA (pseudouridine(1915)-N(3))-methyltransferase RlmH, which produces MQLIIAAVGHKMPAWIESGFAEYTKRMPPELRIVLKEIKPVERSGSKTAATAMALERERIEAALPKSVRIIALDERGKDLTSVGLSQQLQQWQQDGRDTAFLIGGADGLDPELKARAEGLIRISSMTLPHGMVRVMLAEQLYRAWTITQNHPYHRV; this is translated from the coding sequence GTGCAGCTGATTATCGCCGCGGTCGGCCACAAAATGCCGGCCTGGATCGAAAGCGGTTTTGCCGAGTACACGAAGCGCATGCCGCCCGAGCTGCGCATCGTGCTCAAGGAAATCAAGCCGGTCGAACGTTCCGGCAGCAAGACGGCCGCCACGGCCATGGCGCTGGAACGCGAGCGCATCGAGGCGGCCTTGCCGAAATCGGTGCGCATCATCGCGCTCGATGAACGCGGCAAGGACCTGACCAGCGTCGGCCTGTCGCAGCAATTGCAGCAGTGGCAGCAGGATGGGCGCGATACCGCCTTCCTGATCGGCGGCGCCGACGGCCTCGATCCTGAATTGAAAGCCAGGGCCGAAGGCCTGATCCGCATCTCCAGCATGACCCTGCCGCATGGCATGGTGCGCGTGATGCTGGCCGAACAGCTGTATCGGGCGTGGACAATTACGCAGAATCACCCGTATCATCGCGTGTAA
- the rsfS gene encoding ribosome silencing factor: MDIKKLQTTVVDALEDVKAQDIVMFDTTGLTSLFDRICIASGTSNRQTKALAASVRDKVKEAGGDVIGVEGEDTGEWVLVDLGDMIVHIMQAPIRAYYRLEEIWGEKPVKLGAAKRKSSAEGKAASEAEAAPKKKSGHLAASKATKSAEAVVEKKAAPARKPGTVKAAAAAGAAAKKAAKKATPAVEAPEGKKVKVAASKTSVASAKAAKEAKAKSAAKAAEAPVKTVIKRIKKPAAE, from the coding sequence ATGGATATCAAAAAACTGCAAACCACCGTCGTTGATGCTCTGGAAGACGTGAAAGCCCAGGACATCGTCATGTTCGATACGACGGGTCTCACCAGCCTGTTCGACCGCATCTGCATCGCCTCCGGTACGTCCAACCGCCAGACCAAGGCGCTGGCGGCATCGGTGCGCGACAAGGTCAAGGAAGCCGGCGGCGACGTGATCGGCGTCGAGGGTGAAGACACTGGTGAATGGGTGCTGGTCGACCTGGGCGATATGATCGTCCACATCATGCAGGCGCCGATCCGCGCCTACTACCGTCTGGAAGAAATCTGGGGCGAGAAACCGGTCAAGCTGGGCGCCGCCAAGCGCAAGTCCTCGGCCGAAGGCAAGGCCGCCAGCGAAGCCGAAGCCGCACCGAAAAAGAAATCGGGCCACCTGGCCGCTTCCAAAGCCACCAAGTCGGCCGAAGCCGTGGTGGAGAAGAAGGCCGCGCCAGCGCGCAAGCCTGGCACCGTGAAGGCCGCCGCCGCTGCCGGCGCCGCCGCCAAGAAAGCCGCGAAGAAAGCTACGCCGGCCGTCGAGGCGCCGGAAGGCAAGAAGGTGAAGGTTGCCGCGTCCAAGACTTCCGTGGCATCGGCCAAGGCCGCCAAGGAAGCCAAGGCCAAATCCGCCGCCAAGGCCGCCGAGGCGCCGGTCAAGACCGTCATCAAGCGCATCAAAAAGCCGGCAGCCGAGTAA